The following are encoded together in the Aciduricibacillus chroicocephali genome:
- a CDS encoding peptide-methionine (S)-S-oxide reductase: protein MEVVYFAGGCLWGVQAFIETLPGVKFTEAGRANGTSHTLEGDYDGYAECVKTEFDPTVVTIKELMAYFFEIIDPYSLNKQGQDVGEKYRTGVYSENAEHLKEAKIFIKERNDCDLIVVEVLPLTNYVRSAEEHQDRLARCPNDYCHIPKELLSKYK from the coding sequence ATGGAAGTAGTATATTTTGCAGGTGGATGTTTATGGGGAGTACAAGCTTTTATAGAAACTTTACCGGGAGTTAAGTTTACTGAAGCAGGAAGAGCTAATGGAACTAGCCATACACTTGAGGGTGATTATGATGGATACGCAGAATGTGTAAAAACAGAATTTGATCCAACGGTTGTAACAATTAAGGAATTAATGGCGTATTTTTTTGAAATCATTGATCCATACAGTTTGAATAAACAAGGGCAGGATGTTGGCGAGAAATACAGAACTGGAGTATATAGTGAAAATGCAGAACATTTAAAGGAAGCAAAGATATTTATAAAAGAGAGAAATGATTGTGATCTAATAGTTGTTGAAGTATTGCCTCTTACAAACTATGTGAGAAGTGCAGAGGAACACCAAGATAGATTAGCCAGATGTCCAAATGATTATTGTCATATCCCAAAGGAATTATTAAGCAAATATAAGTGA
- a CDS encoding catalase, with translation MDKESSKNQRPACENAKQEQLDQYRIQNAGNPMTTNEGKKISQDQDQLKAGVRGPTLRQDYEFFEKMSHFAHEEIPERVVHARGYSAHGEFECYKSMKHVTKAGFLQEAGKKTPLTIRFSTVQGPKGSYDTARDLRCQGVKLYTEEGNVDLTTIAMPVLINQDAMKFPDAMHAYQSKQDDDIPTASGAHDTFWDYVANNPEGLHMVTWIMSDRGILRSYRMMESWSINTYLFVNDKGVATFFRYVWKPVLGVHSLLQDEALKIGGIDPDFHRKDLRQAIDLGYYPEYELGVQLISMEDEFKFDFDVLDPAKFWPEELVPVQIIGKMTLNRNIDNYFTESEQVAFNPANVVPGIDFSNDPVLQGRLLAYRDTQQHRLGSANYDQLPINSPLCPFHNNTRRGYMRHRIDVDQVNYHNNSLAGNTPYTTPPEEGGYEYYPKKVEGHVIRTRSESFNDFYSQPRIFWNSLSPIEKKHTIEAFSYQLGKVRSESVRQQNVDILVNVDKELACIVADNIGVERPRGTNVDVSISYPSLSQTSTPRYAATLKVGVLIGDGFDCDEVASVLDVFEKHGVFVEIISDTLKAVTGSDGAKLKVDQTLLTSSPYLVDSLYVVGGHVKNQERFTTGIKKYIRVAYEHFKPIGIASGARNLIQMSKENNMAGVVFADDNPNFGEDLVAAIAQQRFWDRT, from the coding sequence CATTTCGCTCATGAAGAGATACCGGAAAGAGTCGTTCATGCAAGAGGTTATAGTGCACACGGAGAGTTTGAGTGCTATAAGTCGATGAAACATGTGACCAAAGCTGGATTCCTGCAAGAAGCAGGGAAGAAGACGCCGCTGACGATTCGTTTCTCTACTGTACAGGGGCCTAAAGGATCCTACGATACTGCTAGAGATCTGCGATGCCAAGGTGTGAAGTTATATACAGAAGAGGGGAACGTAGATCTTACTACGATTGCAATGCCTGTACTGATTAATCAGGATGCGATGAAGTTTCCAGATGCAATGCATGCATATCAATCCAAACAGGACGACGATATTCCTACTGCCAGCGGGGCCCATGATACGTTTTGGGATTATGTCGCGAATAATCCTGAAGGACTCCATATGGTGACGTGGATTATGTCCGATCGTGGTATTCTAAGAAGCTATCGAATGATGGAATCGTGGTCCATCAATACGTATTTGTTCGTTAATGATAAAGGTGTAGCGACTTTCTTCAGATATGTCTGGAAGCCTGTCCTTGGTGTACACTCGCTTCTTCAGGATGAGGCCCTTAAAATCGGTGGAATCGATCCGGATTTCCACAGAAAAGATCTCAGACAAGCGATCGATCTCGGTTATTATCCAGAATATGAATTAGGCGTTCAGCTTATTTCAATGGAAGATGAATTTAAATTCGATTTCGACGTACTGGATCCAGCAAAGTTCTGGCCGGAAGAACTCGTTCCAGTTCAAATAATCGGTAAAATGACTTTGAACCGGAACATTGATAATTACTTTACGGAGTCTGAACAAGTTGCATTTAACCCTGCAAATGTTGTTCCAGGCATAGATTTTTCAAATGATCCAGTTTTGCAGGGGAGGTTGCTCGCTTATCGAGATACTCAGCAGCACCGACTTGGCAGTGCCAACTACGATCAATTGCCGATAAACAGTCCGCTTTGTCCATTCCATAATAATACGAGAAGAGGCTATATGAGGCATCGAATAGATGTTGATCAAGTGAATTACCATAATAATTCTTTAGCAGGCAATACACCGTACACAACACCTCCAGAAGAGGGCGGGTATGAGTATTATCCGAAAAAGGTGGAAGGGCACGTCATTCGTACTAGAAGCGAATCGTTCAACGATTTTTACTCACAGCCGAGAATATTCTGGAACAGCTTGTCACCGATTGAGAAAAAGCACACCATTGAAGCTTTCAGCTATCAGCTCGGTAAGGTGAGAAGTGAATCCGTCCGTCAGCAAAACGTCGATATATTAGTCAATGTAGACAAAGAGCTTGCTTGCATTGTTGCTGACAATATTGGTGTTGAGCGTCCAAGGGGAACGAATGTGGATGTTTCAATAAGCTATCCTTCACTAAGCCAGACTTCTACACCTCGTTATGCAGCCACTTTAAAAGTAGGGGTGCTAATTGGCGATGGTTTTGACTGCGATGAAGTGGCTAGTGTATTGGATGTGTTCGAGAAGCATGGCGTATTTGTAGAAATCATAAGTGATACGCTTAAAGCTGTCACTGGTTCTGATGGCGCGAAATTAAAAGTGGATCAGACACTTCTTACATCCAGTCCATACCTCGTCGATTCCCTTTATGTCGTTGGTGGTCATGTGAAAAATCAAGAAAGATTTACGACTGGAATAAAGAAATACATCAGAGTGGCATACGAGCACTTTAAACCAATTGGTATTGCTTCGGGTGCACGCAATTTAATTCAGATGTCAAAAGAAAATAATATGGCTGGCGTCGTTTTTGCGGATGACAATCCGAACTTCGGCGAAGATTTAGTAGCGGCGATTGCTCAGCAACGATTCTGGGATCGGACGTAA